The Legionella adelaidensis genomic interval TTTCCAATGGACCGAGAATTAACATGAGCGGAGTACGTAACTCATGGCTAACATTAGCAAAAAATCTTGTTTTTATCTCATTTTGCGTAGCTAAATTACGGTTTGCTACTTTAAGCCGCTTATTTATACTTTGAATTTCCTGGGCGCGTTCGTAAATCTCAACTTCCATCTCGCCTGCGCGGGTACGCAATTCTTTCATTATTTTTAATTGGTTTGTACCGGATTTTTTTAGTTGGACATAAGAGGTGACATCTTCAACTCTATGAATAATGTATTTAACGTTATTATCCCCATCCAAAACTGGGCTGTTAACAGGGCTCCAATACCGCACTTCAAATGCCCCCCCTTCTTCTTGTGGCCTACGAATGTCATATTTTTGAATAGCCATGGTATCTATTTTTTTTGTTTTTAATACTGTATTTAATGAATGACGTAGATTACTGACGCCTGTCGCTTGCGGATCGTCTGGGTTATCGGGAAACACTTCAAATATATTTTTTCCTATTATCTTATTTCTCGTAACCATAGTAGCTTGCAGATAACTTTCACTGACTGCAATAATACGGAGTTCCCTATCTAAAATAAGATATAACCCAGGAATGGATTCGAAAATTGACTGGTAGTCAATTTTTTCAATGTGCTGTCCGCTCACTATTGTTACCTTTTTAGTTCCCTTACTGTAAGTATAATTCAATTATTTGTACTATAATTGATCGCAGGCAGCTAGTAGCAGGATATACATATGTCTAGTCATAAACAGATTGAAAGCTTATTAAAGCAAAACGAGAAAAATCAGAGGAATCAAGAGGAGTCCATAGAAATAATTAAACGAAAAACCGGGGTGGTTAAACGCACGGATAATCCTATTGATACCTCTATTGAAGTTGAAGAAGCTACAAAAATTAATTATGACCCTATTGATACTCCTGATGAGTTAGATGAAAAATTAAAGCAAGAGAGGGTTGAAAATGAAGGCTTAGGCCCTAAAGTACGGTAAGAAAGGGTTATACCCTTTCTTGAGAAATACGACTATCTGTTGCAAACGTAGCGATAGCCTCTAAGACTCCTGCACCTATACGATAGAAAAATCGAGAAAATTTAGACTGAAAAAATCCTTTTTTTGCATTATCCATAATAGCAATTCCTTATGCTGTATACTCAAAATTATTGTTGCATACCCTGTTAAATTAGTAAAGATATCTGTCTAAATTGATTTTGGGTGAACAAGGTGGACAGATATTGGTGATAGGTGGCTTAAGTCAAAGCTATAATGTTAGGCTTTGCTGCATCTCGCAGTATAGGGGTATGGGGAGTAACATTTTAGGGTCTTGCTATGAAAATTGGATATGCTCGAGTTTCGACCACTGAACAAAATTTAGAATTGCAATTAGCAGCACTGAAAGAAGCTGGATGCAGTCGTATTTTTCAAGAAAAAATTTCAGGAGCAAAAAAAGATCGTCCTGAATTAGAGCGCTTACTGGATCAACTTCGCCCTAATGACGTAGTGGTTGTTTGGAAATTGGATAGGTTAGCTCGCTCTACTCATCATTTATTGGAATTTGTAGAACGAATAAGGATAGTCGAAGCTTCCTTTTTCTCCCTTTCTGAGCCATGGGCAGATACAACGTCTCATGCAGGTAAAATGATCATGACCGTATTTGCAGGTATTGCTGAATTTGAGCGTGATTTAATTCGTGAGCGCACTTCTGCAGGACGTATAGCGGCTAAACAACGCGGAATTCGATTTGGTCGTCCTAAAAAAATGAATGAGGAACAAAAATTGTTAGCCAAGCGCTTACTGGAGGAAGATAAGACGGTAAGTGAAGTTGCTAAAACATTTAATGTTCATAAAGCCACAATCTATCGTTTATTAGATAAAGAGCATGCCTATAATGAATCATTCTAACAACCTGTCAGGAGGACGCGAGAATCAAATTATAAAAATTGGAAATACGGTTCATCGGCCAACAGGAAAATGGACGAAACAAATACATAAACTACTTCTGCATTTACGTCATACGGGCTTTTACTCTGTCCCAGAGCCTTTAGGGTTTGATGATCAGGGTAGAGAAATAGTCAGTTTTATAGAAGGAGATGTCAGTAATTACCCTTTGAGCCCTAATGCATCATCAATTAAAGCGTTACTTTCAGCGGCTTTATTACTACGTAACTTCCATGATACAACACAAAGTTTTTTGGACAAGATCATCATTGAAAACAATAACTGGCAACTTCCTGCTCGCCAACCTTATGAGGTTATCTGTCATGGCGATTACGCGCCCTATAATATTGTGTTAAATGGAGTAGTAGCTGTTGGGATTATTGATTTTGATACATGTCATCCAGGTCCTCGGGTATGGGATATTGCTTATGCTTTATATCGATGGTGTCCATTTACAAATCCCAACAATCAGGATGGATTTGGCTCTATTGAAGAACAAATTAAAAGAGCTCGTTTATTTTGTCGCTCTTATGGTTTAGCTAATGAAAAAAGACTGGAATTGGCAGAATTAATGGTTGAGCGATTACAGGTGTTAGTTGACTTTATGTTTTCTCAAGCGAGTTTAGGCGATGAGACTTGTAAACTAAATATTAAAGAAGGACATCATTTACTTTATTTAGATGATATTAAATATATTAAAAACAATTTGATTGCATTGGTATCTGGAATTACTGATTAATAGTCCTTAAGTCGGATGGCCGTTCCATTACTCCCAAGCCCCGTATATTATTTGATAAAAAGGAAATTATCGTTATGAAATTTATTTGGAATCTCACATTTTTTAAAAAAATTTTAACTTGCTGGAGTGAGGATAAAGCGCCTACTCTTTCAGCAGCCCTAGCCTATTATACTATTTTCTCATTATGTCCCCTTATTATTATTTGTATTGCAATTGGAGGATTTTTTTTAGAAGAAGAGATGGTACAAGGGAAGGTGCTTAATCAAATTGCTTCCCTCATTGGAATGAGCGCAGCTCAACAAATTAAAACCATGATTGGTCTGGTGAATCAAACCCCTACAGATGGGTTTAATTTTATTTTCGGTATTGTGGTATTAATCTTTGGCGCCTCAGGTTTTTTTGGGCAATTACAAACTAGCATGAACGCTATTTGGCATGTGAAACCGCCAAAGGACAGAGGTATATGGAAAATTATTAAAGATCGTTTTTTATCCGTTACTTTAGTATTAGGGGTAGCCTTTTTATTATTGGTTTCACTTATATTAAGCACGGTCCTAACAACAATAAGTCAATATTTAAGTAATTTTTTTCCAGGAAGCATCTTTATCCACACAATGCTGGATTTTATTGTTTCCATGGGCTCAATAACTGTTCTTTTTGCTTTGCTTTTTAAAGTATTACCTGATGTCGACTTGGAATGGAAAGATGTATGGATAGGTGCTTTTTTCACCGCCATATTGTTCTCAGTTGGTAAAATTTTATTAAGTTTATATCTTACGAAAGGTAATATTGGCAGTGCTTTTGGGGCTGCAGGCGCACTTATTATTATATTAGTGTGGGTTTTTTATTCGGCACAAATTTTATTTATTGGTGCAGAATTTACCAAAGTTTACACAGAATATCGAAGGAATGGGATAAAAACTACTAAAGGCGCAAAGTCTACGCGCTATTAAAATGAATTTCATGCCAATGTGGGATGTAAGTTGGTGCCTGCGGCACCAACTACATATTTATAAATAATTAAAAATAAAATACAAAAGTAAAATAAAACTCAAAACCGCAAAACTTCCGTGAACAAGGACTACGGGTTTGGGAATCTCCTGGGCGGTTAAATCTTTATAAATAAGAAAAAATCCTCCCATTGCCACGATAGCAAAAAGAATAATACTGGCCACCACTATGCCTTTGCCCATTGCAGGGACCATGAGTGCAGCTAATATAAGAATAATTAAAGCAACAGCGGCTACACCCCCGTGGATGAATGCCACTGCTTTGGGAGTTTCTTTATTACGCAGGACTTTGGAAGCCAAAAATGCGCCGAGAAGCGCTGCAATGGCAAAGAGAATAGCTGATAAGATAAACATTTTACTCCTTTAATGACTTAATTTTTTGTAAATTGGCCATTGCTGGCCCCTCAATTACTTCACCCTCAATACTAAAACGGCTTCCATGGCACGGGCAGTCCCATGTTTTTTCGCCCGGATTCCAGTTTACAATGCATTTCATATGGGTACACACCGCTGATACCACATGTAAACCCTGCAACTCATCTTTATAGACTGCATATTTTTCACCTTTTACTTCTATAACTCCGCCAGAATCCGGCTGTAGTTCTTTGACGTCGCTGATAGTACCGCCGCCTGGATAATCCTTCATATATTGGCAAAGAACATTAAAATTTTCTTTTACAATCTGAGGGGCTGCAACAAATGGTTTATGCCGGTTAGGGTCTACTATATCCGCCAATTTATTCTTTTTCCCGACAATTAAATCGGCAAGTAATTTTCCTGCCATCGTTCCGTAAGTTAAGCCATCAGCAAAATACCCGGTTGCTATATATAAATTTTCTTCTTTTAAGCCAATAAAAGGCCGCTTGTCAGCCGTTTGGTAATGTTGTGCGGACCAATGGTGATCAATAGCTTCTACCTCGTAATGCGTATCAATGTAATCCATAATTTCTTGATAATAATTCTTGTTTCCTTGACCGGTTTTGTGATGGTTGCCAGCTACCATTAGGGAATTAATATGGGGTCCGTTAATTGCATGGGTACTAGTAATATAATGGGAGTCGTCCATACACCAAAAATGCCCATTGGGGTATTTATTTCCTTTTAATGAAACTGCAATGACATAACTTCGGTAAGGTGCTTCTACCATTTGGGTGCTGTCTATCCCTTTGGGGATGTGTGTGGCCATCACCACTTTTTTGGCTTTAACCATGCCGCTCGGTGTCTTTAATAGATAACCTTCTTCTGTTTTTTCCATGGCTTCCACAGGAGTATGCTCATATATCTCACACCCTTTGTTTATTAAAATCTGAGCCAGTTCGACAACGTAGAGAAAAGGATTAAATCGCGCTTGATTTTCAATCAGTGCTGCTTTTTTAAAAGGCACCGGAGCTTCCATCTCATCGCTATACTTTATCGCCACGCCTAATTCTTTTAATTCATTTACTTCATTTTCCAATAAGTTTAGGCCGTTATTTTCATTGGCGTAGAAATAAAAAGGACGACGACTAAAATAACAATCAAGGTTGTGCTCTTGTACTGTTTCTTCAATGTAATTGATAGCTTTAGCTCTTGCTTGGGCAATATTGGACTTAACCTCTTTACTAGCGGTTATTCCAGAATAAAGTGGTTGGATAGCAATATACAGATTACCCGTCGAGTGGCCGGTAGTACCGCTTCCTACCGTAAGAGCCTCAAGAATAGCAACGGTTTGGCCTTCTTTTATCAATTCCAGGGCAGTTGTTATGCCCGTAATTCCTGCTCCAATAATTACGGTATCTACCTGAATATCTTTCTTTAGGGCAGGAAGTTTTTTTTCTCTAACTTTTACTTCCCATATTGGCCTTGTGGCTTTGCTATGCAGTATTTCCATAAAAATCCCTTTAAGATTGATTAACTTCCGAATAAAGAATACGGTTTAAGCACCATTAAGTAAAACACAATTAAAAGGCTAATAAAAGCGGGCCAACCTAAGAAAAACCATAGATAGAAATAGCGGTAATAAGTGACTGACAACGGCTTTCCCGTAGCATAGGTTACCTCGGCTATTTGTTTAATTTTTATCTGCAAATACACTACTATAAACCAACATATAGCAGTAATACTGTACCCAATTAAGCCTCCAAGGATCCAAAAAGTGGTTATCGGAATGTTAGCTATATAAACCAAAGCAAGCCCGCTAATGAGTTGCACAAAACCGGAAGTGCTCGTAAAAATCCAATCCGCGATCACTACATAGCGATAAATGGCTACTTTTACGGCTATATCTTGGTATAAATGTCCATAGACCATAACAGCCGCGGTGCCAATTCCGGTACCGAAAACAATGGTGGAACTTAATATATGTATGTATTTAATCCATAAATAAAGCATCATGGCTCCATGGCATACAAAATTAAAATGCTCACTAAAATGGGAATATTTTTTACTATCGGTCCAAACGGTTCTAACCAGTAAAAAGGTATAAATAATGTGATTATTAAAGTATAAAAAATAATTACGAAGATTTGAATTATACAATTTGATTTAATTTTTAGATTAAAGAGCAAAGAGAGACCAATAAAAAAATTAATACAGCAAGCCCCATATAAAAAATACGCTTGCCAATAAGCAGGTATGTTCACAGTAGATAAGAGTTGATAAGACTCTTCTTTAAAGAAAATCGCACTCACAATGGCCGAGAACAACCACATAAAAGCAAGACTTAAGCGCAATAACGGCTGTAATAAAAATAATTTAGCATACCATTTATCTTGCTCAGTACTCGAAAAGCGTTGCAACCCTTTTTCAAAACCAAGAGGTTTAATACCCGTTATATTTTCCAAATCCTGAACTTGTTGGGGACTCGCTTTATTCCCTTTTAATAACATTTGTACCGCATCGCTGTTTATTAAAGGATTTTTAAATAGGTTGCCCAAAAAGCCACCTAAATTTAGAAAAAACGCGGGAATGGGTAAAAAATAGCATTTTGTTCTTCCTAGCCATAAGGCTAGGTGATTGAGGATCTCTTTTAATGACATTGGTTTTTCGCTAACGCAAGCAATGCTTTTTGATTGCGCGAAGGGTTTGTCCAACAATACGAGCATAATATTAACCAGATCATGGACATAAATAGGCTGAAAGTATTGCGTACCATTAGCTGGTAAAGGAATGAATCCAGGGAATACAGCGAGACTACGAAGCAGAACCATTCCTCCTTTCGCTTCAGCTCCATATATAAAAGAGGGTTTTAAAATAAAGAAAGGTACAGCGGATTCATTTTTTAAAAATGTTTCTGCTGCCAGCTTACTTTTTGCATAGGCAGTATCATAATCTTCAATTCCTAAAGCAGACAAATGAATAATTCGCTTAACCCCCGTTTGTTCGCAGGCTTGAAATAGAGCTTTTGGGGTTCTAAAATGTACATCCCAAAGCACTTCTTTATTTTTATTATAAAAAATCCCGACACAGTTAATAACTACATCAATAGCTGCTAATTTTGGCAACCAATCTTCTACATGATGATCAGTATAAAAATCACAGTATACAATTTCAGCTTGAGGAAATTGCCCCTTCGCCAACTCCGTATTTTTTACTGCACAGACAACTTGGAGGCCGGCTTCTAAAAGTTTGCAGGTTACTAAAGAACCGACAAAACCTGTCGCTCCTGTGACTAGTATTTTCATGTGAGTTCCCTCTTCTCCCTTGATACAGTTAGCGGTAATAATGTAAAGAAGCCACGAAATCGATTTGCGAATGGATACTTGATTACGTTACTATTTTCTCAAAAATATCGTTAATTGTAGTGCAGTAGATTGATGCCGGTGAGCCTGACATCTTAAGCTCTCTTGCGAATCCTTACGGCGCCAACTACATTTTTTTTAAAACCCAGGTAGCCGCCTATACAGCTAGCGGCTGCCCCTGTGGCAAATAAAATAAAGGTTAGAAATGCGTTAAGAGTTAATACTTTCTTTGCCGGCTCTAAACCATGCGTCACATCGGCAAAGGTCTCAGTTAGCATAGGAGCATTATTGGTTATTTTTATAGCGACCAGGCTGGCGGTAAAATTGGCATGGAAGGCAGTGTATTGAAT includes:
- a CDS encoding recombinase family protein codes for the protein MKIGYARVSTTEQNLELQLAALKEAGCSRIFQEKISGAKKDRPELERLLDQLRPNDVVVVWKLDRLARSTHHLLEFVERIRIVEASFFSLSEPWADTTSHAGKMIMTVFAGIAEFERDLIRERTSAGRIAAKQRGIRFGRPKKMNEEQKLLAKRLLEEDKTVSEVAKTFNVHKATIYRLLDKEHAYNESF
- a CDS encoding phosphotransferase enzyme family protein — protein: MNHSNNLSGGRENQIIKIGNTVHRPTGKWTKQIHKLLLHLRHTGFYSVPEPLGFDDQGREIVSFIEGDVSNYPLSPNASSIKALLSAALLLRNFHDTTQSFLDKIIIENNNWQLPARQPYEVICHGDYAPYNIVLNGVVAVGIIDFDTCHPGPRVWDIAYALYRWCPFTNPNNQDGFGSIEEQIKRARLFCRSYGLANEKRLELAELMVERLQVLVDFMFSQASLGDETCKLNIKEGHHLLYLDDIKYIKNNLIALVSGITD
- a CDS encoding YihY/virulence factor BrkB family protein, which codes for MKFIWNLTFFKKILTCWSEDKAPTLSAALAYYTIFSLCPLIIICIAIGGFFLEEEMVQGKVLNQIASLIGMSAAQQIKTMIGLVNQTPTDGFNFIFGIVVLIFGASGFFGQLQTSMNAIWHVKPPKDRGIWKIIKDRFLSVTLVLGVAFLLLVSLILSTVLTTISQYLSNFFPGSIFIHTMLDFIVSMGSITVLFALLFKVLPDVDLEWKDVWIGAFFTAILFSVGKILLSLYLTKGNIGSAFGAAGALIIILVWVFYSAQILFIGAEFTKVYTEYRRNGIKTTKGAKSTRY
- a CDS encoding FAD-dependent oxidoreductase, yielding MEILHSKATRPIWEVKVREKKLPALKKDIQVDTVIIGAGITGITTALELIKEGQTVAILEALTVGSGTTGHSTGNLYIAIQPLYSGITASKEVKSNIAQARAKAINYIEETVQEHNLDCYFSRRPFYFYANENNGLNLLENEVNELKELGVAIKYSDEMEAPVPFKKAALIENQARFNPFLYVVELAQILINKGCEIYEHTPVEAMEKTEEGYLLKTPSGMVKAKKVVMATHIPKGIDSTQMVEAPYRSYVIAVSLKGNKYPNGHFWCMDDSHYITSTHAINGPHINSLMVAGNHHKTGQGNKNYYQEIMDYIDTHYEVEAIDHHWSAQHYQTADKRPFIGLKEENLYIATGYFADGLTYGTMAGKLLADLIVGKKNKLADIVDPNRHKPFVAAPQIVKENFNVLCQYMKDYPGGGTISDVKELQPDSGGVIEVKGEKYAVYKDELQGLHVVSAVCTHMKCIVNWNPGEKTWDCPCHGSRFSIEGEVIEGPAMANLQKIKSLKE
- a CDS encoding DUF2269 domain-containing protein; this encodes MMLYLWIKYIHILSSTIVFGTGIGTAAVMVYGHLYQDIAVKVAIYRYVVIADWIFTSTSGFVQLISGLALVYIANIPITTFWILGGLIGYSITAICWFIVVYLQIKIKQIAEVTYATGKPLSVTYYRYFYLWFFLGWPAFISLLIVFYLMVLKPYSLFGS
- a CDS encoding SDR family oxidoreductase, with amino-acid sequence MKILVTGATGFVGSLVTCKLLEAGLQVVCAVKNTELAKGQFPQAEIVYCDFYTDHHVEDWLPKLAAIDVVINCVGIFYNKNKEVLWDVHFRTPKALFQACEQTGVKRIIHLSALGIEDYDTAYAKSKLAAETFLKNESAVPFFILKPSFIYGAEAKGGMVLLRSLAVFPGFIPLPANGTQYFQPIYVHDLVNIMLVLLDKPFAQSKSIACVSEKPMSLKEILNHLALWLGRTKCYFLPIPAFFLNLGGFLGNLFKNPLINSDAVQMLLKGNKASPQQVQDLENITGIKPLGFEKGLQRFSSTEQDKWYAKLFLLQPLLRLSLAFMWLFSAIVSAIFFKEESYQLLSTVNIPAYWQAYFLYGACCINFFIGLSLLFNLKIKSNCIIQIFVIIFYTLIITLFIPFYWLEPFGPIVKNIPILVSILILYAMEP